Proteins encoded by one window of Electrophorus electricus isolate fEleEle1 chromosome 17, fEleEle1.pri, whole genome shotgun sequence:
- the plekhb1 gene encoding pleckstrin homology domain-containing family B member 1 isoform X1 — MALLKSGWLWRQSWVLKRWRLNWCDLWIDGSLMFYKTDSRSDYETRVRLKSTCMNVKHGLECAGASPPENQPRENLLVVYLRDGSTMHLCANSEDEAMAWKLSIMEAKRNPFFFYDPYDDTYQSAFIDSHNAVCITPGGGNGGVHHVWVHGDRHHSGVGEQIALGLLAGMATGAALRSFMWMPFWFC; from the exons ATGGCTCTGCTGAAATCTGGCTGGCTTTGGAGGCAGT CTTGGGTTCTCAAGCGATGGAGGCTGAACTGGTGTGACCTGTGGATCGATGGAAGCCTGATGTTCTACAAGACAGACTCCAGGAGTGACTACGAAACCAGAGTGCGTCTGAAGAGCACTtgcatgaatgtaaaacatGGCCTGGAGTGTGCAG GTGCGAGTCCGCCCGAGAACCAACCCAGGGAGAATCTGTTGGTCGTGTACCTGAGGGACGGCTCCACCATGCACCTGTGCGCCAACAGCGAGGACGAGGCGAT GGCTTGGAAGCTCAGCATCATGGAAGCTAAACGGAATCCT TTCTTCTTTTATGATCCCTACGATGACACCTACCAGTCGGCTTTCATCGACAGCCACAACGCCGTGTGCATCACACCAGGGGGTGGCAACGGag GTGTGCACCACGTATGGGTTCATGGGGACCGGCACCACAGTGGGGTTGGTGAGCAGATTGCGTTGGGGCTGCTGGCTGGAATGGCTACAGGTGCCGCCTTACGCTCGTTCATGTGGATGCCCTTTTGGTTCTGCTGA
- the plekhb1 gene encoding pleckstrin homology domain-containing family B member 1 isoform X2, translating to MALLKSGWLWRQSWVLKRWRLNWCDLWIDGSLMFYKTDSRSDYETRVRLKSTCMNVKHGLECAGASPPENQPRENLLVVYLRDGSTMHLCANSEDEAMAWKLSIMEAKRNPSAFIDSHNAVCITPGGGNGGVHHVWVHGDRHHSGVGEQIALGLLAGMATGAALRSFMWMPFWFC from the exons ATGGCTCTGCTGAAATCTGGCTGGCTTTGGAGGCAGT CTTGGGTTCTCAAGCGATGGAGGCTGAACTGGTGTGACCTGTGGATCGATGGAAGCCTGATGTTCTACAAGACAGACTCCAGGAGTGACTACGAAACCAGAGTGCGTCTGAAGAGCACTtgcatgaatgtaaaacatGGCCTGGAGTGTGCAG GTGCGAGTCCGCCCGAGAACCAACCCAGGGAGAATCTGTTGGTCGTGTACCTGAGGGACGGCTCCACCATGCACCTGTGCGCCAACAGCGAGGACGAGGCGAT GGCTTGGAAGCTCAGCATCATGGAAGCTAAACGGAATCCT TCGGCTTTCATCGACAGCCACAACGCCGTGTGCATCACACCAGGGGGTGGCAACGGag GTGTGCACCACGTATGGGTTCATGGGGACCGGCACCACAGTGGGGTTGGTGAGCAGATTGCGTTGGGGCTGCTGGCTGGAATGGCTACAGGTGCCGCCTTACGCTCGTTCATGTGGATGCCCTTTTGGTTCTGCTGA